The following are from one region of the Mycolicibacterium diernhoferi genome:
- a CDS encoding DoxX family protein, with product MLVRRIARPLLSAAFIGQGIEALRDVKPAAQVVQPTLDAAQSLPSPVADQIPDNAVTVARINAAVQIGGGLLLATGRIPRVASALLAATVVPGNLGKHMFWEESDPALKAEKRLGFLTDLSLIGGLVLASADTAGKPSLGWRGRRAGRRVAEKVSAVLPSSNDALIDAELTEKLSHGVQVGVERGRELAETALDRAAPLAATAYERSAHALRKAEDRAAPLAATAFERSALALQKGADKAAPLAAEAYERSALALQKGAHKAAPLAEQARRRGTELAETALEQGGEQLSSRWRRVRG from the coding sequence ATGTTGGTACGCAGAATTGCCCGCCCGCTGTTGTCCGCCGCGTTCATCGGCCAGGGAATCGAAGCCCTCCGAGACGTCAAGCCCGCTGCCCAGGTGGTGCAGCCGACGCTGGATGCCGCGCAGTCGCTCCCGAGTCCGGTGGCCGATCAGATCCCGGACAACGCCGTCACCGTTGCCCGGATCAATGCCGCCGTGCAGATCGGCGGTGGCCTGCTGCTGGCCACCGGCCGCATCCCGCGGGTGGCCTCGGCACTGCTGGCGGCGACCGTCGTCCCGGGCAATCTGGGCAAGCACATGTTCTGGGAGGAAAGCGATCCCGCGCTCAAGGCAGAAAAACGCCTGGGCTTCCTGACCGATCTGAGCTTGATCGGCGGCCTGGTACTCGCCTCCGCCGACACCGCCGGCAAGCCGTCACTGGGCTGGCGCGGCCGCCGCGCCGGACGTCGGGTGGCCGAGAAGGTCTCCGCGGTGCTGCCCTCGTCGAACGACGCCCTGATCGACGCGGAACTCACCGAGAAACTGAGCCACGGCGTCCAGGTCGGCGTCGAGCGCGGACGCGAACTTGCCGAAACCGCACTCGACCGGGCGGCACCGTTGGCCGCCACCGCATACGAGCGCAGCGCGCACGCGTTGCGCAAGGCCGAGGACCGGGCGGCGCCGTTGGCCGCCACCGCCTTCGAACGCAGCGCACTGGCATTGCAGAAGGGCGCCGACAAGGCCGCACCGCTGGCCGCCGAGGCCTACGAGCGCAGCGCACTGGCATTGCAGAAGGGCGCCCACAAGGCCGCACCGCTGGCAGAGCAGGCGCGCCGCCGGGGCACGGAACTGGCCGAGACCGCTCTTGAGCAGGGTGGCGAACAGCTGTCGTCGCGGTGGCGGAGAGTGCGCGGATAG
- a CDS encoding ATP-binding protein, translating into MVQGTGTYDGAVVGDRSVEFRVAATVENLAVLRALVAAVATFEDLDFDAVSDLRLAVDEAATRLIRSAAAGSALVVRVEPRDDAVVVHASTKCETDEDTIVSPGSFSWHVLSSLTDEVSTFNGAGRVFGISLTARRASLLQ; encoded by the coding sequence ATGGTGCAGGGTACGGGCACGTACGACGGCGCAGTCGTCGGAGACAGATCGGTCGAATTTCGGGTGGCCGCCACGGTGGAGAACCTGGCTGTGTTGCGTGCGCTGGTCGCCGCCGTTGCCACGTTCGAGGATCTGGATTTCGATGCGGTCTCCGATCTGCGGTTGGCCGTGGATGAGGCGGCGACCCGCCTGATCCGGTCGGCCGCCGCGGGGTCGGCGTTGGTCGTGCGGGTGGAACCGCGCGATGACGCGGTTGTCGTGCACGCCTCCACCAAGTGCGAGACCGACGAGGACACCATTGTGTCTCCCGGCAGCTTCAGCTGGCACGTCCTCAGCTCGCTCACCGACGAGGTCAGCACGTTCAACGGCGCCGGACGGGTCTTCGGGATTTCGCTCACTGCGAGACGAGCGAGCCTGTTGCAGTGA
- the lat gene encoding L-lysine 6-transaminase, giving the protein MTAVLNSADQLPADRVPAHEVHDVLRRSMLADGMDLVLDLDRSRGSVLVDARDGRRYLDMFTFFASSALGMNHPALAEDAAFRAELAQAAVNKPSNSDVYTVPMAGFVQTFARVLGDPALPHLFFVDGGALAVENALKVAFDWKSRHNEAHGIDPALGTRVLHLRGAFHGRSGYTLSLTNTDPNKVARFPKFDWPRIDAPYLRAGADIVALEAESLRQARAAFEAHPHDIACFIAEPVQGEGGDRHMRPQFFAAMRALCDEFDALFIFDEVQTGCGITGTAWAYQQLGVIPDVVAFGKKTQVCGVMAGGRVDEVRDNVFRVSSRINSTWGGNLTDMVRARRILEVIESEGLIDHASAAGGHLLDRLRALAVEFGDRVRDPRGRGLMCAFSLPTAAERDELIRRLWDRGVIMLASGTDSVRFRPALTVTYAEIDAAVEAVRAVLAGG; this is encoded by the coding sequence ATGACGGCTGTCCTGAATTCTGCTGACCAGCTCCCCGCCGACCGTGTCCCCGCCCACGAGGTGCACGACGTATTGCGCCGCAGCATGCTGGCCGACGGCATGGATCTGGTGCTCGACCTCGACCGCTCCCGGGGATCGGTGCTGGTCGACGCCCGGGACGGCCGCCGCTACCTGGACATGTTCACGTTCTTCGCCTCGTCGGCGCTGGGGATGAACCATCCGGCCCTGGCCGAGGACGCCGCGTTCCGTGCCGAACTCGCCCAGGCCGCGGTGAACAAGCCCAGCAACTCCGATGTGTACACCGTGCCGATGGCGGGGTTCGTGCAGACGTTCGCCCGGGTGCTCGGCGATCCGGCGCTGCCACACCTGTTCTTCGTCGACGGGGGAGCGCTCGCGGTCGAGAACGCGCTGAAGGTCGCGTTCGACTGGAAGAGTCGCCACAATGAGGCGCACGGCATCGATCCGGCGCTCGGAACCCGGGTCCTGCACCTGCGCGGCGCGTTCCACGGCCGCAGCGGCTACACCCTCTCGCTGACGAATACCGACCCCAACAAGGTCGCCCGCTTCCCGAAGTTCGACTGGCCCCGGATCGACGCGCCGTACCTGCGCGCCGGCGCGGATATTGTTGCGCTGGAGGCCGAATCATTGCGACAGGCGCGTGCCGCGTTCGAGGCGCACCCGCACGACATCGCCTGCTTCATCGCCGAGCCGGTTCAAGGCGAGGGGGGTGACCGCCACATGCGCCCGCAATTCTTCGCTGCGATGCGGGCGTTGTGCGACGAGTTCGACGCGTTGTTCATCTTCGACGAGGTGCAGACCGGATGTGGGATCACCGGAACCGCCTGGGCATACCAGCAATTGGGTGTGATCCCGGATGTGGTGGCGTTCGGCAAGAAGACTCAGGTCTGCGGCGTGATGGCGGGCGGGCGGGTCGACGAGGTGCGCGACAACGTATTCCGGGTCAGCTCGCGGATCAACTCCACCTGGGGCGGTAATCTCACCGACATGGTGCGCGCCAGGCGCATTCTGGAGGTCATCGAGTCCGAGGGGCTGATCGACCACGCGTCCGCCGCGGGCGGGCACCTCCTGGATCGGTTGCGGGCGTTGGCCGTCGAGTTCGGGGACCGGGTGCGTGACCCGCGCGGCCGGGGATTGATGTGCGCGTTCAGCCTGCCCACCGCCGCCGAGCGCGACGAGCTGATCCGACGGCTGTGGGATCGCGGGGTGATCATGCTGGCCAGCGGGACCGACTCGGTGCGTTTCCGGCCGGCGCTGACGGTCACCTACGCCGAGATCGACGCCGCCGTCGAGGCGGTACGCGCCGTGCTCGCCGGCGGCTAG
- a CDS encoding ArsR/SmtB family transcription factor, with protein MTAPPALLAVLADETRWRILTELGAQELSASALATRLPVSRQAIAKHLAVLARAGLVESVREGREVRYRAIGARLSALGSQLTVIAQQWDRRLLAIKHIAESMDDRA; from the coding sequence GTGACCGCCCCGCCGGCGCTGCTGGCGGTGCTGGCCGACGAAACCCGTTGGCGCATCCTCACCGAGCTCGGCGCCCAGGAGCTGTCGGCCAGCGCGCTGGCCACCCGGCTCCCGGTGTCGCGGCAGGCGATCGCCAAACACCTGGCGGTACTCGCCCGGGCGGGTCTGGTCGAATCGGTCCGGGAGGGCCGCGAGGTTCGCTACCGCGCGATCGGCGCCCGGCTCAGCGCCCTCGGCAGCCAGCTCACAGTGATCGCGCAGCAATGGGATCGTCGCCTTCTGGCTATCAAGCACATCGCCGAAAGCATGGATGACCGGGCATAA
- the mbp1 gene encoding microaggregate-binding protein 1, translating to MSDKNSGPEEGIRGVVEDVKGKAKEAVGTVTGRDDLVREGEAQQDKAEAQRDAAKKEAEADSARAGAKAAEERQKSEQ from the coding sequence ATGTCTGACAAGAACTCTGGACCCGAAGAGGGCATTCGCGGCGTCGTCGAGGACGTCAAGGGTAAGGCCAAGGAGGCCGTCGGCACCGTGACCGGTCGCGATGACCTTGTCCGGGAGGGCGAGGCCCAGCAGGACAAGGCCGAGGCTCAACGCGACGCGGCGAAGAAGGAAGCCGAGGCCGACAGCGCCCGAGCCGGCGCGAAGGCGGCCGAAGAACGCCAGAAGTCCGAACAGTAG
- a CDS encoding LLM class F420-dependent oxidoreductase, with amino-acid sequence MTAFGYTLMTEQAGPKDLVRHAVSAEQVGFDFEVCSDHYSPWLATQGHAPNAWPVLGAVAHATSNVDLFSYVTCPTMRYHPAVVAQQAATVQILADGRFTLGLGSGENLNEHVVGQGWPAAGRRLDMLAEAIRLIRELLSGDLVDFHGEYFSVDSARVWDVPDVPVGLAVSMTGDRSLEQLAVLADHLVNTAPDRDVIHGWHSARQGMGLAEGRIIGQLPICWDPDRDTAIARAHDQFRWFAGGWSVNADLPTPAGFAAATEFVRPEDVAAEIPCGPDLDAVVAAVKPYRDAGFTDIALVQIGGDSQDRFLAEAAEPLLNALRSELG; translated from the coding sequence ATGACCGCATTCGGGTACACCTTGATGACCGAGCAGGCTGGTCCCAAAGATCTTGTTCGCCATGCTGTTTCCGCGGAGCAGGTGGGTTTCGACTTCGAGGTCTGCAGTGACCACTACTCGCCGTGGCTGGCCACCCAGGGGCACGCCCCCAATGCGTGGCCGGTGCTGGGCGCGGTGGCCCACGCGACTTCGAACGTCGACCTGTTCTCCTACGTGACATGTCCGACGATGCGTTACCACCCCGCGGTGGTGGCCCAGCAGGCCGCCACTGTGCAGATCCTGGCCGACGGCCGGTTCACCCTGGGGCTCGGCAGCGGCGAGAACCTCAACGAGCATGTCGTCGGGCAGGGTTGGCCCGCCGCCGGGCGCCGGCTGGACATGCTCGCCGAAGCGATCAGGCTCATTCGTGAACTGCTCAGCGGCGATCTGGTGGACTTCCACGGAGAGTACTTCAGCGTCGACTCGGCACGGGTGTGGGACGTGCCCGACGTGCCGGTCGGGCTGGCGGTGTCGATGACCGGGGACCGCTCGCTCGAACAACTGGCCGTGTTGGCGGACCACCTGGTCAACACCGCCCCGGACCGCGACGTCATCCACGGCTGGCACTCCGCTCGTCAGGGTATGGGGCTGGCCGAGGGCCGGATCATCGGCCAGCTGCCGATCTGCTGGGATCCCGACCGCGACACCGCGATTGCCCGGGCTCATGACCAGTTCCGGTGGTTCGCCGGGGGCTGGTCGGTCAACGCCGACCTGCCCACTCCGGCCGGTTTCGCCGCAGCCACCGAGTTCGTGCGGCCCGAGGACGTCGCCGCGGAGATTCCCTGCGGACCTGATCTGGACGCCGTCGTGGCGGCGGTGAAGCCATACCGCGACGCCGGATTCACCGACATCGCGCTGGTCCAGATCGGGGGTGACAGTCAGGACCGGTTCCTGGCCGAGGCGGCCGAACCCCTGTTGAACGCGCTGCGCTCCGAACTCGGGTGA
- a CDS encoding SRPBCC domain-containing protein, which yields MTALEITRHIDIAAPITTVWAALTEADLIARWFGDSAELDAVPGGGGFFGWSAHGKFRVRVEQVDKHRLLVYRWAREADTDPVAGNSTVVRIELAEIDGGTRLALLESGFEELDNPSVAHAENEGGWTSELGELVEFLAAAP from the coding sequence ATGACCGCACTTGAGATCACCCGCCACATCGACATCGCGGCGCCCATCACCACGGTGTGGGCCGCGCTCACCGAGGCGGACCTGATCGCCCGGTGGTTCGGCGACAGCGCCGAGTTGGACGCTGTCCCAGGAGGCGGCGGATTCTTCGGCTGGTCTGCACACGGAAAGTTCCGGGTGCGGGTGGAACAGGTCGACAAGCACCGGCTGCTGGTCTATCGGTGGGCACGCGAAGCCGATACCGACCCGGTGGCGGGGAACTCGACCGTGGTCCGGATCGAACTGGCCGAGATCGACGGCGGGACCCGGCTCGCACTGCTGGAGAGCGGGTTCGAGGAACTGGACAACCCGTCGGTCGCGCACGCCGAGAACGAGGGCGGCTGGACGTCCGAACTCGGCGAACTGGTCGAATTTCTGGCAGCCGCGCCGTGA
- a CDS encoding PAS and ANTAR domain-containing protein: MTDGQYVGNHAPDEPPLAGSGHHHVGWFRFYFADERWEWSDEVARIHGYRPGAVEPTTELVLSHKHPDDYGQVAATLEEIRRTGSAFSTRHRIVDTRGRTRHVLVVADRLFDDAGSAVIGTHGFYIDTTPTTHTGAREQQDRVSEAVAEIAAARSAIEQVKGMLMLVYRITSDAAFELLKWRSQETNTKLKALSEQIRQDFLELDYQELLPHRSVYDRLLLTAHLRVEP; this comes from the coding sequence ATGACTGATGGACAATATGTCGGCAACCACGCACCGGATGAGCCTCCCCTCGCCGGTAGCGGACATCATCATGTCGGCTGGTTCCGCTTCTACTTCGCCGACGAGCGTTGGGAATGGTCCGACGAAGTGGCGCGGATCCACGGCTACCGCCCCGGTGCGGTAGAACCCACCACCGAACTTGTGCTGTCGCACAAACATCCGGACGACTACGGACAGGTGGCCGCCACGCTGGAGGAGATCAGGCGGACCGGATCGGCATTCAGCACCCGGCACCGCATCGTCGACACCCGGGGACGGACACGTCACGTCCTGGTGGTCGCCGACCGGTTGTTCGACGATGCCGGCAGCGCGGTCATCGGGACCCACGGCTTCTACATCGACACGACGCCGACCACGCACACCGGTGCTCGTGAACAGCAGGATCGGGTGAGCGAGGCGGTGGCCGAGATCGCGGCGGCGCGCAGCGCCATCGAGCAGGTCAAGGGCATGCTCATGCTGGTCTACCGGATCACCTCCGATGCGGCGTTCGAATTGCTCAAGTGGCGATCGCAGGAGACCAACACCAAGCTCAAGGCCCTCTCCGAACAGATCCGCCAGGACTTTCTCGAACTCGACTACCAGGAGTTGCTGCCGCACCGCAGCGTCTATGACCGGTTGCTGCTGACGGCGCATCTGCGCGTCGAGCCCTGA
- a CDS encoding restriction endonuclease: MGADWQLALTGALAAPVLLAAVPHFLTGLRTPAPSENPIDLMSGTEFEDYVARLARSCGAPVIMTSITGDWGVDLIVGRRPDRLAIQCKRMTRPVGTGAVQEVVAGAAMQDCTRTMVVTNNEFTPAARKLAERHDCILVSGSDLPRLRGMIRRLTAEPKR, encoded by the coding sequence ATGGGTGCCGACTGGCAGTTGGCCCTGACCGGCGCACTGGCCGCGCCGGTGCTGTTGGCGGCGGTGCCGCACTTCCTGACCGGTCTGCGCACCCCCGCCCCGAGCGAGAACCCGATCGACCTGATGTCGGGCACCGAGTTCGAGGACTATGTCGCCCGACTCGCGCGCTCCTGTGGAGCTCCGGTGATCATGACGTCGATCACCGGCGACTGGGGCGTCGATCTGATCGTCGGGCGCCGCCCGGACCGGTTGGCCATCCAGTGCAAACGCATGACCCGCCCGGTCGGCACCGGTGCCGTCCAGGAGGTGGTGGCCGGTGCCGCGATGCAGGACTGCACCCGCACCATGGTGGTGACCAACAACGAGTTCACACCCGCGGCAAGGAAACTGGCCGAACGCCACGACTGCATCCTGGTCAGCGGGAGCGATCTGCCGCGGTTGAGAGGAATGATCCGCCGGCTCACCGCAGAGCCCAAGCGCTGA
- a CDS encoding STAS domain-containing protein, translating to MTYSTHNRARYDTQACPPSTVVVTVEGELDAANTDEFSAHIQLRLRNADRLILDLSGVTFFAAEAFSAIHKVGVQAAAEGAQWSMLTSAAVERMLQICDPDHALSGLREAS from the coding sequence ATGACGTATTCCACCCACAATCGCGCACGTTACGATACCCAGGCCTGCCCGCCGTCAACGGTGGTCGTGACCGTGGAAGGCGAGCTCGACGCCGCCAACACCGACGAGTTCAGCGCCCACATCCAGCTGCGCCTGCGCAACGCCGACAGACTCATCCTCGACCTCAGCGGCGTGACATTCTTTGCCGCAGAAGCTTTTTCGGCCATCCACAAGGTGGGCGTGCAGGCTGCGGCCGAGGGTGCGCAGTGGAGCATGCTGACCAGCGCCGCAGTCGAACGGATGTTGCAGATCTGCGACCCCGATCATGCACTGTCCGGTCTGCGCGAAGCGAGCTGA
- a CDS encoding nucleotidyltransferase family protein translates to MTSDATAAGMVLAAGAGTRYGMPKVLAENGIWLQKAVAALAGGGCDEVIVVLGAAGPDRVDLPAPARAVHARGWADGLSASLRAGLEALTVDSGAVFAVAHPVDTPDVGAAVVSRVLQAARASDSGLARAVYLGRPGHPVVLARRHWPALLGELRGDVGAGPFLRARADVIAVECGDLATGADIDTPA, encoded by the coding sequence ATGACCAGTGATGCCACCGCGGCCGGCATGGTGCTGGCCGCCGGCGCCGGAACCCGGTATGGAATGCCGAAAGTCCTTGCCGAGAACGGCATTTGGTTGCAGAAGGCGGTGGCGGCGCTGGCCGGCGGCGGGTGCGACGAGGTGATCGTCGTCTTGGGTGCGGCCGGCCCGGACCGGGTGGACCTTCCCGCGCCCGCGCGGGCCGTGCACGCCCGAGGGTGGGCGGACGGGTTGTCGGCGTCCCTGCGGGCGGGGCTAGAGGCATTGACCGTCGACTCCGGCGCTGTCTTTGCCGTCGCGCATCCGGTCGACACGCCCGACGTCGGGGCGGCGGTGGTGAGCCGGGTCCTGCAGGCCGCCCGGGCATCGGATTCGGGCCTGGCCCGAGCGGTCTACCTAGGGCGACCGGGACATCCGGTCGTGCTGGCCCGCCGACACTGGCCGGCGCTGCTGGGCGAACTGCGCGGCGATGTCGGAGCCGGGCCGTTCCTGCGGGCCCGCGCCGACGTCATCGCCGTCGAATGCGGGGATCTGGCCACCGGGGCCGATATCGACACGCCGGCCTGA
- a CDS encoding iron-containing redox enzyme family protein, protein MTPSKSLSPALPAAAGPTSAAVTAHLAGRVQDLTRVRPGAADPLGLDIQLTLYVCYELAYRGFAGVDPSFEWDADLIGLRGRLERVFLDHLRDRVPDVHGVSAADEMQRVAAESEHGSGPAQFLLSGTWQQMREYFVHRSLHRLKEADPQAWVIPRLTGQAKASFVAIEFDDYGSGHASHMDQRLFGELMAAADLDDAYLAYLNAVPAESLAVVNLMSMFGLHRSMRGAAVGHFAAAEITSPPYSQRLADALHRLDAPPACTRFYRQHAEAWLDDGGAIEVVRDLLAAEPELNDDIVFGIRAYDLVEGLLAEHLVKCWSAEHSSLLHPLA, encoded by the coding sequence GTGACGCCCAGCAAGAGCCTCTCCCCTGCCCTACCCGCCGCCGCCGGCCCCACGTCGGCGGCGGTGACGGCTCATCTGGCGGGGCGGGTGCAGGATCTCACCCGGGTCCGGCCGGGGGCGGCGGATCCGCTGGGACTCGACATCCAGCTGACGCTGTATGTGTGCTACGAGCTGGCTTACCGCGGATTCGCGGGCGTCGACCCGAGTTTCGAGTGGGACGCCGACCTGATCGGCCTGCGCGGCCGGTTGGAGCGGGTGTTCCTGGACCACCTGCGCGACCGGGTTCCGGATGTGCACGGGGTGTCCGCGGCCGACGAGATGCAACGGGTGGCGGCCGAATCCGAGCACGGCAGCGGTCCGGCACAGTTCCTGCTCAGCGGCACCTGGCAACAGATGCGGGAATACTTCGTGCATCGCTCACTGCACCGCCTCAAGGAGGCAGACCCGCAGGCATGGGTGATACCCCGGCTCACCGGACAGGCCAAAGCATCCTTCGTGGCCATCGAATTCGATGACTACGGTTCCGGGCACGCCTCGCACATGGATCAACGACTGTTCGGCGAACTCATGGCCGCCGCCGATTTGGACGACGCCTACCTGGCCTATCTGAATGCGGTGCCCGCGGAATCGCTGGCGGTGGTGAATCTGATGTCGATGTTCGGTCTGCACCGCAGTATGCGTGGTGCGGCAGTCGGCCATTTCGCGGCCGCCGAGATCACCTCCCCGCCCTACTCACAACGGCTCGCTGATGCGTTGCACCGATTGGACGCACCGCCGGCGTGCACCCGGTTCTACCGCCAACACGCCGAAGCGTGGTTGGACGACGGTGGGGCCATCGAGGTGGTGCGGGACCTGCTGGCGGCCGAGCCTGAACTCAACGACGACATCGTGTTCGGAATCCGCGCGTACGATCTCGTGGAGGGCCTCCTGGCCGAGCACCTGGTGAAATGCTGGTCGGCAGAACACAGTTCACTGCTGCACCCGTTGGCCTGA
- a CDS encoding RNA polymerase sigma factor SigF, with the protein MFRELRELPADSTEFARQREKIVQRCLPLADHIARRFEGRGEARDDLVQVARVGLVNAVNRFDVDAGSDFASYAVPTIMGEVRRHFRDNGWSVKVPRRLKELHLRLGAATAELSQRLGHAPTASELAAELGMDRQEVVEGLIAGSSYNTLSIDSGGSGDDEAPAIADTLGSPDDALDQIENREALRPLLATLPERERTVLILRFFESMTQSQIAERVGISQMHVSRLLAKSLARLRDELQ; encoded by the coding sequence ATGTTCCGCGAACTACGCGAACTTCCCGCTGACTCAACAGAATTCGCGCGTCAACGGGAGAAGATCGTGCAGCGGTGCCTGCCGCTGGCGGACCACATCGCGCGCCGATTCGAAGGGCGTGGTGAGGCCCGCGACGATCTGGTCCAGGTAGCGCGCGTCGGTCTGGTCAACGCGGTCAACCGTTTTGACGTCGATGCCGGTTCGGATTTCGCCTCCTACGCGGTTCCGACCATCATGGGCGAGGTGCGCCGGCACTTTCGGGACAACGGTTGGTCGGTCAAGGTGCCACGCCGGCTCAAGGAGCTGCATCTGCGGCTCGGCGCTGCCACCGCGGAGCTGTCGCAACGGCTCGGGCACGCACCGACCGCCTCGGAGCTGGCAGCCGAACTCGGTATGGACCGGCAGGAAGTCGTCGAGGGATTGATCGCGGGCAGCTCGTACAACACGCTGTCCATCGACAGCGGTGGTTCCGGCGACGACGAGGCCCCGGCGATCGCCGATACGCTCGGGTCCCCGGACGACGCGCTGGACCAGATCGAGAATCGGGAGGCGCTGCGCCCACTGCTGGCGACCCTGCCCGAACGCGAGCGGACCGTGCTCATACTTCGGTTCTTCGAATCGATGACCCAGTCCCAGATCGCCGAGCGAGTGGGCATCTCGCAGATGCATGTGTCGCGGCTGCTGGCGAAATCGCTGGCGCGCCTGCGTGACGAGCTGCAGTAG
- the usfY gene encoding protein UsfY, with amino-acid sequence MKGPKDPVDHTRTTRTHAGESMKDNLIMPALILIGLALVMFVGCLAAFATGNQAVGLLLGSLSAVGFLVGALWMAVEHIRVRRIEERWYAAHPEAARQRPAS; translated from the coding sequence ATGAAAGGCCCCAAGGATCCTGTCGATCACACCCGCACGACGCGCACGCACGCCGGCGAGTCCATGAAAGACAACCTGATCATGCCTGCCCTCATCCTGATCGGTCTGGCTCTCGTGATGTTCGTCGGCTGCCTGGCCGCGTTCGCCACCGGTAATCAGGCTGTCGGCCTGTTGCTGGGCTCCCTCTCGGCGGTCGGCTTCCTGGTCGGCGCGTTGTGGATGGCGGTCGAACACATCCGGGTGCGCCGCATCGAAGAACGTTGGTACGCCGCGCATCCCGAGGCGGCACGGCAGCGACCCGCCAGCTGA
- a CDS encoding DUF6328 family protein, whose amino-acid sequence MDRLEPDRRWNEKARHETSTQRLDRNWSSLLQELRVVQTGVQLLTGLLLTLPFHDGFEDLRAELRIVYLYTVACSIGATALLIAPIGIHRSMFRRHRLDVVVTTAHHLANAGILLLGLTLSGVMVLIFGAVLDLHAGIVAGLCTALGIVLCWLVLPVGLRALAGPPQSSQPADTDPDPAR is encoded by the coding sequence GTGGACCGGCTGGAGCCTGACCGGCGCTGGAACGAGAAGGCTCGTCATGAGACGAGCACGCAAAGGCTGGACCGCAACTGGTCCAGCCTTTTGCAGGAACTCAGGGTTGTCCAGACCGGCGTCCAGCTGCTGACCGGTCTGCTGTTGACGCTGCCGTTCCACGACGGCTTCGAGGATCTGCGCGCCGAACTGCGCATCGTCTATCTCTACACCGTCGCTTGCTCGATCGGGGCGACCGCTCTGCTGATCGCTCCGATCGGCATCCACCGGTCGATGTTTCGCCGGCACCGGCTCGACGTGGTCGTGACGACCGCGCACCACCTCGCCAACGCGGGCATTCTGCTGCTCGGGCTGACCCTCTCGGGTGTGATGGTGCTGATCTTCGGCGCGGTGCTCGATCTGCACGCCGGCATCGTGGCAGGTCTCTGCACGGCGCTGGGCATCGTGCTCTGCTGGTTGGTGCTGCCGGTGGGGTTGCGGGCGCTCGCCGGCCCGCCGCAGTCCTCGCAACCGGCGGACACGGACCCGGACCCGGCGCGGTGA